ACCGCGACGACCAGTTCACCGATGCAATCGCGCTCAACGCCGCGCTTCGAATTTACGCCCGCGAGGACGTCGACTCCATCGAGACTGGGCTCGAAACTGCCCGTGAAGTCATCGCGGACGGCAGCGCCGAGGCCGTCCTCGACGATCTCCGAGCGTTCTGAACGGCAGTTCAGCACCGGAATCTCTCCTTATTTATAAACAAACACGACGTTTCGGACCGTAGAAGCTAAACGTCGCTCGCCGGTATACTACATTGATGCAACGTGTTCGGCGTCGAACGCCGCAGGATTTCGACCGCGTTCTTTCCTCGATGTGTACGGTCCCACATCCAGCCGCCCGTGAGGAGGCGCTCGGCTTTCTGTCGACCAACCCCGGTGATCCAGCGACCTACGAAATGGTCGCCGAACTGGAGGACGAGGCCGTCGACTTGCTCGGCGAGATCGCTGGACTCGACTCGCCACATGGCTACCTCGCCAGCGGCGGCACCGAGGCCAACATTCAGGCCGTCCGCGCGGCCCGGAACATGGCTTCGACAACCGATCCGAACATCGTCGCCCCCGAGAGCGCCCATTTCAGCGTCACCAAAGCCGCCGAGGTGTTGGGCATCGAGCTCCGAACGATCCCGGTCGACGACGCCTTTCGGGCGGACCTCGATGCGGCAGCGGCGGCGGTCGACGCCGACACCGTCGTCGTAATCGGTGTCGCCGGAACGACAGAGTACGGTCGAATCGATCCAATCGGTGCGCTCACACAGATTGCCCACGAATCGGGCGCACGGATGCACGTCGACGCCTCGTGGGGCGGGTTCATGCTCCCGTTTACCGACCACGAGTGGTCGTTTACCGACGCCCCCATCGACTCGATGGCAATCGACCCCCACAAGTTCGGGCAAGCGCCGGTTCCGGCCGGTGGGTTTCTCGCCCGCGAGCAAGAGACACTCGATGCGCTAGCGGTCGACACACCCTACTTAGAGACCACCTCACAGGCAACGCTGACCGGCACGCGAAGCGGAGCCGGGGTCGCCGGTGCGCTGGCGGCGATGGAGGCGCTGTGGCCCGACGGCTACCGCACCAGCTACCGCGAACAGATGGACAACGCCACCTATCTGGCAGCCGAGTTTGCGGCTCGCGGCATCGAAACCGTCGACCCAGTGTTGCCGCTGGTTGCGGCCTCACTCGCACCGTCGACGTTCGAGTCGCTCCGCGAGCAGGGGTGGCGGATCTCCCGCACCGCCAGCGGAGAGCTCCGGATCGTCTGTATGCCACATGTGAGCCGGGAGTCGCTGAACTCGTTCCTCGCTGATCTCGACCGAATCCGGTCGTAGTCGCCTTTTTGCTCGTTGCTACTCGAGTTTGGGTATGGCAATCCTCGTTCCCTACGACGGCTCACGTCCAGCCCAGCAAGCAGCCGAGTATGCGGTCTCTAACTGGAATGACGAAGAGATCGTGCTGCTGCGTGTCATCGAAGCCGCCGACGGCTCACTCGAAGCGGGTATCGATTTGATAAAAGAACGGCTCAAGGAGCAGCGCCAAGAGGGGCCTGCAGAGCTATCCGCGGAGGTGAAAGCCACATTAACCGACTCCGAGGCTGAATTTCGCGTCGAAACTACCGTCGGTAACCCAGCGCGGGAGATCGTCGACTTCGCCGAGACAAACGAGATCTCCCACATCGTTATCGGGAGCCACGGTCGGACAGGGGCCTCTCGGGTGTTGCTCGGGAGTGTCGCCCAGACCGTCGTTCGTCGGGCTCCAACCCCTGTGACCGTCGTGCGATGAGTCGACTCGGGGTGCTCAAGAGGATGGTCGACTGGCGACTGCGAATCAGCGGCTTTTAGGGCATCTTCGGCAACTCATAGCCAATGAGTCACGACGAGTTCCCAACCGACACTCCTGCGGTGGTGACCTGCGGGCTGCCGTACGCAAACGGCGACCTGCACGTTGGCCACTTGCGGACCTACGTCGGCGGCGACGTCTACGCCCGCGCGCTCGAAACACTCGGCCAAGAGACCGCCTTCGTCTCCGGCTCCGATATGCACGGCACCCCGGTCGCGGTCAACGCCGAAAAACAGGGCGTCTCCCCCGAGGAGTTCGCCTTAGAGTGGCACGAAACCTACAAAGAGACGTTCCCGCGGTTCGACGTCGACTTCGACAACTACGGCCACACCCACGACGAAACCAACACCGAGTTGACCAAAGAGATCGTCGGCGAACTCGACGCCAACGGCCACATCTACGAGAAGGAGATCATGGTGGCCTATGATCCCGTCGAGGATCAACACCTGCCTGATCGCTACGTCGAGGGGGCCTGTCCCTACTGCGGCGAGCGAGCCCGCGGCGACGAGTGCGACGAGGGCTGTCAGCGCCACCTCGAACCCGGCGAGATCGAAGATCCGGAGTCGACGATCACTGGGAACCCTGCGGAGTACCACAAACGGACTCACAAGTTCTTCGAAGTCTCGGAGTTCGAAGAGTATCTCACCGAGTTCTTGGATCGACTCGAAGGCACCTCGAACGCTCAGAACCAGCCCCGCGAGTGGATCGAATCCGGCCTGCAGGATTGGTGTATCACCCGGGATATGGACTGGGGTGTCGACTACCCCGACGACGACTCGGATCTCGTGCTCTACGTCTGGGTCGACGCGCCTATCGAGTACGTCTCGTCGACAAAACAGTACACCGAGCGCGTGGGGAGCGACACCTACGACTGGGAAGAAACGTGGAAAGACGAGGGCGAAATCGTCCACGTCATCGGCCGGGACATCATCCAACACCACTCGATTTTCTGGCCAGCGATGCTCAACGGTGCGGGCTACACCGAGCCCCGAGCAATCATGGCCTCCGGCTTCGTGACCCTCGGCGGCAAAGGATTCTCTACGAGCCGGGATCGCGCGGTGTGGGCCGACGAGTATCTTGAAGAGGGGTTCCATCCCGATCTGCTGCGCTACTATCTCGCCACTAACGGTGGCTTCCAGCAAGACGTCGACTTCTCGTGGGACAAGTTCCGCGACCGCGTCAACACCGAACTCGTCGGCACCCTCGGGAATTTCGTCTACCGGTCGCTGCTGTTTGCGGCGCGCAACTACGGCGGGACGCCGGAGGCGACGGTCTCGGAGGAAGTCGACGACCGGATCGCCGAGGCAGTCGAAGAGTTCAGCGCAGCGATCAACGACTACTCGATCCGGAAGGCGGGCAACGCGGGAATTAAACTCGCTCAGTTCGGCAACGAGTACATCCAGCGCAACGAGCCATGGAAGCTGACCGACGAGGACCCGGAACGTGCGGCGCAGGTCATCTACGACTGTGTCCAGCTTGCGAAGGCACTCGCGGTCATCTTCCAGCCGATTGCGCCCGAGACCTGCGGT
This sequence is a window from Halohasta litchfieldiae. Protein-coding genes within it:
- the mfnA gene encoding tyrosine decarboxylase MfnA — its product is MQRVRRRTPQDFDRVLSSMCTVPHPAAREEALGFLSTNPGDPATYEMVAELEDEAVDLLGEIAGLDSPHGYLASGGTEANIQAVRAARNMASTTDPNIVAPESAHFSVTKAAEVLGIELRTIPVDDAFRADLDAAAAAVDADTVVVIGVAGTTEYGRIDPIGALTQIAHESGARMHVDASWGGFMLPFTDHEWSFTDAPIDSMAIDPHKFGQAPVPAGGFLAREQETLDALAVDTPYLETTSQATLTGTRSGAGVAGALAAMEALWPDGYRTSYREQMDNATYLAAEFAARGIETVDPVLPLVAASLAPSTFESLREQGWRISRTASGELRIVCMPHVSRESLNSFLADLDRIRS
- a CDS encoding universal stress protein, encoding MAILVPYDGSRPAQQAAEYAVSNWNDEEIVLLRVIEAADGSLEAGIDLIKERLKEQRQEGPAELSAEVKATLTDSEAEFRVETTVGNPAREIVDFAETNEISHIVIGSHGRTGASRVLLGSVAQTVVRRAPTPVTVVR
- the metG gene encoding methionine--tRNA ligase encodes the protein MSHDEFPTDTPAVVTCGLPYANGDLHVGHLRTYVGGDVYARALETLGQETAFVSGSDMHGTPVAVNAEKQGVSPEEFALEWHETYKETFPRFDVDFDNYGHTHDETNTELTKEIVGELDANGHIYEKEIMVAYDPVEDQHLPDRYVEGACPYCGERARGDECDEGCQRHLEPGEIEDPESTITGNPAEYHKRTHKFFEVSEFEEYLTEFLDRLEGTSNAQNQPREWIESGLQDWCITRDMDWGVDYPDDDSDLVLYVWVDAPIEYVSSTKQYTERVGSDTYDWEETWKDEGEIVHVIGRDIIQHHSIFWPAMLNGAGYTEPRAIMASGFVTLGGKGFSTSRDRAVWADEYLEEGFHPDLLRYYLATNGGFQQDVDFSWDKFRDRVNTELVGTLGNFVYRSLLFAARNYGGTPEATVSEEVDDRIAEAVEEFSAAINDYSIRKAGNAGIKLAQFGNEYIQRNEPWKLTDEDPERAAQVIYDCVQLAKALAVIFQPIAPETCGRLWDQLGEEGDVADRTIDAAREAPQGSFEEPEELFEKIEEERVEELNEKLDERVAAATAGEDNENNTDDEDTDTMTEETTDDTDDEQATDLEPIVDERISFDEFQDIDLRVGEIVDAEPVDSADKLAKLQVDIGHEVRQLVAGIKELHDLDELPGTRVIIVANMEQAELFGVESNGMLLAAGDEADILTTHGDSEPGTRVQ